The proteins below are encoded in one region of Bacteroides uniformis:
- a CDS encoding YitT family protein, with the protein MKTIVNVPSRQNTMRELRDYLMIALGMVLYGIGWTVFLLPNDITTGGVPGIASIVYFATGFPVQYTYFAINFLLLLLALRVLGWKFSVKTIFAVFTLTFFLSIIQKLTEGVVLLHDQPFMACVIGASFCGSGIGIAFSNNGSTGGTDIIAAVINKYRDITLGRVMLICDLIIISSSYFVLKDWEKVVYGYVTLYICSFVLDQVVNSARQSVQFFIISDKYEEIAKHIQVYPHRGATVINASGFYTGKEIKMLFVLAKKRESTIIFRLIKDIDPNAFVSQSAVIGVYGEGFDRIKVK; encoded by the coding sequence ATGAAAACAATAGTAAATGTTCCCTCCCGACAGAACACCATGCGCGAACTGCGGGATTATCTGATGATTGCCCTGGGTATGGTCTTATATGGTATCGGCTGGACAGTCTTCCTGCTTCCCAACGATATTACTACCGGTGGCGTACCGGGCATTGCATCCATCGTATATTTTGCCACTGGATTTCCCGTCCAATATACGTACTTCGCCATCAATTTTCTGCTTCTATTGCTTGCCCTACGTGTGTTGGGATGGAAGTTCAGCGTAAAGACAATCTTTGCCGTATTCACCCTGACCTTTTTCCTTTCCATTATCCAGAAACTGACCGAGGGTGTTGTCCTCCTGCACGACCAGCCTTTCATGGCTTGTGTCATCGGTGCCTCCTTCTGCGGTAGCGGCATCGGCATCGCCTTTTCCAACAACGGCAGTACTGGCGGCACGGACATCATTGCCGCCGTAATCAACAAGTACCGCGACATCACGCTGGGCAGAGTCATGTTGATATGTGACCTTATCATCATCTCGTCCAGTTACTTTGTTCTAAAAGATTGGGAAAAGGTGGTGTATGGCTACGTTACTCTATACATATGCAGCTTCGTGCTCGACCAAGTGGTGAACAGTGCCCGCCAGTCCGTACAATTCTTTATTATCAGCGATAAATATGAGGAGATAGCCAAGCACATCCAGGTATATCCTCACAGAGGTGCAACGGTCATCAACGCCTCGGGCTTCTATACGGGAAAAGAGATAAAAATGCTGTTCGTGCTGGCCAAGAAGCGGGAGTCCACCATCATTTTCCGGCTCATAAAAGACATAGACCCCAATGCCTTTGTATCACAAAGTGCAGTCATCGGAGTCTATGGAGAGGGATTCGACAGAATCAAAGTGAAGTAG
- a CDS encoding AraC family transcriptional regulator: MKPLYQDLPFPIDSHIHYYIEDLPHFIVPWHYHPAIEIMYITRGIGTRFVGDCIEQYEEGDVCMIGPNLPHEWRNDDAYFDKESGLRATCICLFFKREIFDPNFIRLPEMNNIRDLIERSRRGLKFTGKSKLEITRFIRSSVNDVGVRKVTNLLTLLELMATSTEYELLASVGFTNSVNSEDFERFNKVYKFLVKNFATSIRLEEVSTLVGLTPTAFCRYFKERTKKTFVEYLNEMRIGYSKKLLLENKMKISTISGEVGFPNLSNFISQFKKVTGMSPSQFQKQFGVKAKQAI, translated from the coding sequence ATGAAACCACTTTACCAAGATCTGCCATTCCCAATAGACAGTCATATACATTATTATATAGAAGACTTGCCGCACTTCATTGTACCTTGGCATTATCATCCGGCCATAGAGATAATGTATATAACTAGAGGTATAGGAACCCGTTTTGTTGGGGATTGCATAGAACAGTATGAGGAGGGGGATGTATGTATGATTGGCCCTAATCTCCCTCATGAATGGCGTAATGATGATGCTTATTTTGATAAGGAGTCTGGTTTGCGTGCTACGTGTATCTGTCTGTTCTTTAAACGTGAGATATTTGATCCGAATTTTATCAGATTACCAGAAATGAATAATATTCGTGATTTGATAGAGAGATCACGGCGTGGACTGAAGTTTACCGGAAAATCGAAATTAGAGATAACCCGGTTTATAAGGAGTTCGGTGAATGATGTAGGGGTTCGGAAGGTAACGAATCTTTTAACACTTCTTGAGCTGATGGCCACATCGACTGAGTATGAGTTACTGGCCTCAGTGGGATTTACGAATTCTGTAAATTCAGAAGATTTTGAGAGATTTAATAAGGTATACAAGTTTCTCGTCAAGAACTTTGCGACTTCCATTAGGTTGGAAGAAGTTTCGACTTTGGTTGGATTGACCCCGACAGCTTTTTGCCGTTATTTCAAGGAGAGGACCAAGAAAACCTTTGTAGAATATCTGAACGAAATGCGTATCGGTTATTCGAAAAAACTATTACTGGAAAACAAAATGAAGATTTCTACTATCAGTGGGGAAGTCGGATTCCCTAACTTATCTAATTTTATATCCCAATTTAAAAAAGTGACAGGAATGTCCCCGTCGCAGTTCCAAAAGCAGTTTGGAGTAAAGGCTAAACAAGCCATTTGA
- a CDS encoding glucose-6-phosphate isomerase family protein, with translation MNDKRTNESPLLFIKDSLIGENVKRSLKTLADLRGVFHNCEAYEQMSPDTLLYEVTCHLPVEEGTPGGLYFGITRIYPGKVGDEYFMTKGHFHANMNRGEYYWGVEGEGRLIMMDQNRRVWSERMFPGSLHYIPGGVAHRVANIGYSVLSFAACWPSDAGHDYQVILENGFSASLQCVNGNPQLIEI, from the coding sequence ATGAATGATAAGAGAACAAATGAGTCGCCTTTGCTCTTTATAAAGGATTCTTTGATCGGTGAAAATGTGAAGAGGAGTTTGAAGACTTTGGCTGATTTACGAGGTGTTTTTCATAATTGTGAGGCTTATGAACAGATGTCTCCTGATACTTTATTGTATGAGGTGACTTGTCATCTGCCGGTTGAAGAAGGAACGCCAGGGGGACTCTATTTCGGAATCACGAGAATTTATCCAGGTAAGGTTGGTGATGAGTATTTCATGACCAAAGGACATTTTCATGCCAATATGAATCGTGGGGAGTACTATTGGGGAGTGGAAGGTGAAGGCAGATTGATTATGATGGATCAGAACCGAAGGGTTTGGAGTGAGCGGATGTTTCCGGGTAGTCTTCATTATATACCTGGAGGGGTGGCCCATCGTGTGGCAAATATAGGATATTCTGTTCTGTCATTCGCTGCTTGTTGGCCTTCGGACGCAGGACATGATTATCAGGTGATTTTGGAGAACGGGTTTTCTGCATCTTTACAGTGTGTGAATGGCAATCCCCAATTGATAGAAATATGA
- a CDS encoding ROK family protein — protein MNMKYIIAVDLGGTITKVGLLRNGELVDYVKMPSRQDLDMTASLPEIENAIDFLLNSNGVKRLFGVGIAFPGLVNNKKSIIISTNEKYDDGVELDLDRWADEHWGAPFYIDNDARLAAIGEWQYGSGRGYDSVVMMTIGTGIGSGVIMNGEVMYGKHFQAGSLGGHFVVDYKGRLCSCGNKGCVEALSSSFFLHKIIKDHACLSPSFKMSSQNYDFKEIFQLAEQGNRDALLVRNECIEIWGAAVINFIHAYDPEVVILGGGIMNSHKVIVPYIEERVSKFAWTPSAKVSVVVSSLGDYAALYGLEYCLRKKIKDEVFC, from the coding sequence ATGAATATGAAGTATATCATAGCTGTAGATTTGGGAGGAACCATTACAAAAGTCGGTCTCTTACGCAATGGAGAACTGGTAGACTATGTAAAAATGCCTTCTCGTCAAGATTTGGATATGACAGCAAGTTTGCCGGAGATTGAAAATGCAATTGATTTCCTGCTAAATTCAAATGGTGTGAAGCGCCTCTTTGGAGTGGGTATAGCTTTTCCAGGGCTAGTAAATAATAAAAAAAGCATTATTATATCTACGAATGAAAAATATGATGATGGAGTGGAGCTTGATTTGGATAGATGGGCGGATGAACATTGGGGAGCCCCCTTTTACATTGATAATGACGCACGGCTTGCAGCAATTGGAGAATGGCAATATGGGAGCGGCAGAGGATATGATAGCGTTGTTATGATGACTATTGGTACGGGCATAGGATCGGGAGTCATTATGAATGGTGAGGTAATGTATGGAAAGCACTTTCAAGCAGGTTCGTTGGGTGGCCATTTTGTAGTAGACTACAAAGGAAGGTTATGCTCTTGTGGAAACAAGGGGTGTGTGGAGGCTTTGTCCTCTTCATTCTTCCTTCATAAAATTATAAAGGATCATGCTTGCCTGTCTCCTTCGTTTAAAATGTCATCTCAGAATTATGATTTTAAAGAAATCTTCCAATTGGCGGAACAAGGAAATAGAGACGCGTTATTGGTACGAAATGAATGCATTGAAATATGGGGAGCTGCTGTTATAAATTTTATTCATGCTTATGATCCTGAAGTGGTGATACTTGGAGGGGGAATCATGAATAGCCATAAAGTGATAGTGCCTTATATCGAGGAACGGGTGTCAAAGTTTGCCTGGACTCCGAGTGCAAAAGTATCTGTGGTAGTTTCTAGCTTGGGAGATTATGCAGCTTTGTATGGTTTGGAATATTGTTTAAGAAAAAAGATAAAAGATGAAGTATTCTGCTAA
- a CDS encoding class I mannose-6-phosphate isomerase: MKYSANYDKYPFVQVSYNSDDCISGWFAITDSISERLKVLEKPLKVVVIECYQGVFENDIRNAFAGRFNNALFVHTDSAMLPEEKINDFFYPDITDDELFGYLTRYTMECFFDFDKVTGIRQQIEDLQSGIVIVYGVGAAYLCEHPDLLIYADMARWEIQSRFRKNEISNIGVNNKEERTSLQYKRAFFVDWRICDRHKKMLMAKVDYVLDTNRRNHPKMITGKAMFEGLEKAVNGPFRVVPFFDPGPWGGQWMKDVCDLERTMPNYAWCFDCVPEENSLLLAFGDEKVEIPSIDLIFAYPRQLLGDAVYGRFGDEFPIRFDFLDTIEGGNLSLQVHPLTEYIQQKFGMHYTQDESYYILDAKEGATVYLGLKDNIKPEEMLDELEKSQRTGEFEVEKYVGIYPAKKHDHFLIPAGTVHCSGRNSMVLEISATPYIFTFKLWDWGRMGLDGRPRPINIAHGANVIQWNRTESWVKEELINKVSVIGEGDSWREEKTGLHEWEFIETRRHWFTDKVLHKNESGVNVLNLIEGRSVIVESPIGQFSPFVVHYAETFIIPAAIKEYTIKPYGESEGMECGTIKAFVRHHA; encoded by the coding sequence ATGAAGTATTCTGCTAATTACGATAAATATCCTTTTGTGCAGGTGTCCTATAATTCGGATGACTGTATTTCCGGTTGGTTTGCCATTACCGATAGTATCAGTGAACGTTTGAAGGTACTGGAGAAGCCGTTGAAAGTGGTTGTGATTGAGTGCTATCAAGGAGTGTTTGAGAATGATATACGTAATGCTTTTGCCGGTAGGTTCAATAATGCTTTATTTGTTCATACAGATAGTGCGATGTTGCCGGAAGAGAAAATCAATGATTTTTTCTATCCTGATATTACCGATGATGAATTATTCGGCTATCTGACCCGGTATACAATGGAATGTTTTTTTGATTTCGATAAAGTTACTGGTATCCGGCAACAGATAGAAGATTTGCAGTCTGGTATTGTAATAGTCTATGGGGTTGGTGCGGCCTATCTTTGTGAACATCCTGATTTGTTGATTTATGCCGATATGGCAAGATGGGAGATACAGTCCAGATTCCGTAAAAATGAAATATCAAATATAGGTGTCAACAATAAAGAAGAACGAACCTCCTTGCAGTATAAAAGAGCTTTTTTCGTAGATTGGAGAATATGCGATAGGCACAAAAAGATGCTGATGGCAAAGGTGGATTATGTTTTGGATACGAACCGGCGCAATCATCCTAAGATGATTACAGGCAAAGCGATGTTTGAGGGATTGGAGAAAGCGGTAAATGGTCCGTTTCGTGTAGTTCCCTTTTTTGATCCGGGGCCTTGGGGAGGACAGTGGATGAAAGATGTTTGCGATTTAGAACGGACGATGCCTAATTATGCTTGGTGTTTTGACTGTGTACCTGAAGAAAACAGTCTGTTGTTGGCCTTTGGGGATGAGAAAGTGGAAATACCGTCAATTGATTTGATTTTTGCTTATCCCCGACAGTTATTGGGTGATGCTGTGTATGGCAGGTTTGGTGATGAGTTTCCAATACGGTTTGACTTTCTTGATACGATAGAAGGCGGCAATCTAAGCTTACAAGTTCATCCTTTGACTGAATATATACAACAGAAATTTGGGATGCATTATACGCAGGATGAGAGCTACTATATTTTGGATGCTAAGGAGGGGGCAACTGTATATTTGGGTTTGAAGGATAATATTAAACCGGAGGAGATGCTTGATGAATTGGAAAAATCGCAAAGGACTGGTGAATTTGAAGTGGAGAAGTATGTAGGTATTTATCCGGCAAAGAAGCATGATCATTTTTTAATTCCGGCTGGTACGGTACATTGTTCGGGAAGGAATAGCATGGTACTTGAGATTAGTGCAACCCCATACATCTTTACATTTAAGTTGTGGGATTGGGGACGGATGGGACTGGATGGCAGACCGCGTCCGATTAATATAGCTCATGGGGCTAATGTGATACAATGGAATAGAACGGAGTCTTGGGTGAAAGAAGAACTGATAAACAAGGTCTCTGTTATTGGTGAAGGAGATTCTTGGCGTGAAGAAAAGACGGGACTTCATGAATGGGAATTTATAGAAACAAGAAGACATTGGTTCACGGACAAAGTTTTGCATAAGAATGAGTCGGGTGTTAATGTTCTGAATCTGATTGAGGGACGTTCGGTGATAGTGGAAAGTCCTATAGGACAATTTTCTCCGTTTGTTGTCCATTATGCGGAAACTTTTATTATTCCTGCTGCCATAAAGGAATATACAATAAAACCTTATGGGGAGTCTGAAGGAATGGAATGTGGAACAATTAAAGCTTTTGTAAGACATCATGCATAA
- a CDS encoding glucose-6-phosphate isomerase family protein, with product MHKDNFDKGIDIGITENPLGFIYGKDVFGPTVENRWLDDIRSSLLDPKCEGPDIVYSIAMDVGKTVHKALLQKQHLLFGVVAYAKGSLGMEPIRSQGHIHKVSPFSQWSTPEVYEIWNGEAVIYMQESATDEPGRCYAVYAQPGDVVVVPPYWVHATISTNADESLVFGAWCDREYGFEYAEIRRHKGIAWYPVFEGDGLKWIRNTNYHFSELVRKAPREYHDLGIGKGKSIYKIFEDAPDTFLYVPNPSVKKEVWISFEP from the coding sequence ATGCATAAAGATAATTTTGATAAGGGGATTGATATAGGGATAACAGAAAATCCGTTAGGTTTTATTTATGGTAAGGACGTTTTTGGCCCGACAGTAGAAAACCGGTGGTTGGATGATATCCGGTCTAGTTTGTTGGATCCGAAATGTGAAGGACCGGATATTGTCTATTCTATAGCTATGGATGTGGGTAAGACTGTTCATAAAGCGCTTTTGCAAAAACAGCATTTGCTTTTTGGAGTAGTGGCTTATGCCAAAGGAAGTTTGGGAATGGAACCCATTCGCAGTCAGGGACATATTCATAAGGTCTCACCTTTTAGTCAATGGTCCACTCCAGAGGTTTATGAGATATGGAATGGAGAGGCGGTCATTTACATGCAAGAGTCGGCTACAGATGAACCGGGGAGGTGTTATGCTGTTTATGCACAGCCTGGCGATGTGGTGGTGGTCCCTCCATATTGGGTACATGCTACCATTAGTACGAATGCAGATGAATCTCTTGTGTTTGGTGCATGGTGTGACCGTGAATATGGTTTTGAATATGCTGAGATTCGTCGTCATAAAGGTATTGCATGGTATCCTGTTTTTGAGGGTGATGGATTGAAGTGGATCAGAAATACAAACTATCATTTTTCGGAACTGGTAAGAAAGGCTCCAAGAGAGTATCATGATTTAGGTATTGGGAAAGGTAAATCCATTTATAAAATTTTTGAAGATGCTCCGGATACTTTCTTATATGTTCCGAATCCGTCAGTGAAAAAGGAAGTTTGGATAAGTTTTGAACCCTAA
- a CDS encoding sugar porter family MFS transporter, producing MKNRHIIFLIATVVATGGLLFGFDTGVISGAIPFLQSDWGIDNNDVEWITAAGLLGAMLGAVCCGRLSDIFGRRKIILVSAVIFAVGALWSGLATDLKSLVFSRLFLGIAIGVASFTVPLYIAEIAPAKSRGRLVSMFQLMVTIGILLSYMSDTFWADENKLDCWRWMFWAGVVPALVLLVGMCFVPETPRWLLSKGRLKECRKVLQKIEPENTVNDLIGQMEVEIEKDRNSAVGWRYLMQPWLRTPLMIAVCIMFFQQFVGINTVIYYSPKIFLMAGFESTLSAIWASVGIGIVNVVFTVISLYLVDRIGRRKLYFIGLSGIAFSVLCLSACFIYANQLGEIGRWLMVIFMFGYVAFFAISIGPLGWLVISEIFPQKVRGLGTSIGSLAVWIFNCIVSFTFFKIIDFFSIPGTEIVVGQTTSENPAGAFFLYGFIAVLGLVWGYLFLPETKGLSLEEIEQKWRKNREC from the coding sequence ATGAAAAACAGACATATAATATTTTTAATAGCTACAGTTGTAGCAACAGGAGGATTGCTTTTCGGCTTTGATACTGGGGTAATTTCAGGAGCGATTCCATTTCTTCAGTCAGATTGGGGAATAGATAATAATGATGTTGAATGGATTACGGCGGCTGGTTTGTTGGGAGCTATGTTGGGGGCTGTATGTTGTGGGCGTTTATCTGATATATTTGGAAGAAGAAAAATCATATTGGTTTCTGCTGTGATATTTGCAGTGGGAGCGTTATGGTCAGGACTGGCAACGGATTTGAAGAGCTTGGTTTTTTCTCGTCTGTTTCTTGGTATAGCTATAGGTGTGGCATCATTTACTGTTCCATTGTATATAGCAGAAATTGCTCCAGCTAAATCCAGGGGACGTCTGGTTTCAATGTTTCAGTTAATGGTTACAATAGGTATTTTACTTTCATACATGTCAGATACCTTTTGGGCTGATGAAAACAAGTTGGATTGTTGGAGATGGATGTTTTGGGCAGGTGTCGTACCGGCTTTGGTATTACTGGTAGGTATGTGTTTTGTGCCTGAAACACCTCGGTGGCTGTTGAGTAAAGGACGGTTGAAAGAATGTAGGAAAGTGTTGCAGAAAATAGAACCGGAAAATACAGTAAATGATTTAATTGGACAAATGGAGGTGGAAATAGAGAAAGATAGGAATAGTGCGGTAGGATGGCGATATTTGATGCAGCCTTGGTTGAGAACTCCTCTAATGATTGCTGTTTGTATTATGTTTTTTCAACAGTTTGTAGGTATTAACACAGTTATTTATTATAGTCCGAAGATTTTCCTGATGGCAGGATTTGAAAGTACACTCTCTGCTATTTGGGCTTCTGTAGGTATTGGAATTGTAAATGTTGTATTTACAGTGATTTCTCTTTATTTAGTGGATAGAATCGGACGACGAAAGTTGTATTTTATTGGTCTGTCAGGAATTGCCTTTTCTGTTTTGTGCCTTAGTGCTTGTTTTATTTATGCTAATCAGTTGGGCGAAATCGGAAGGTGGTTAATGGTCATTTTTATGTTTGGATATGTTGCATTTTTTGCAATTAGTATTGGACCTTTGGGATGGTTGGTCATTTCCGAGATATTTCCGCAGAAAGTACGGGGATTGGGGACTTCGATAGGTTCATTGGCTGTATGGATATTTAATTGCATTGTCTCCTTTACTTTCTTTAAGATTATAGATTTTTTTTCTATACCAGGTACCGAAATTGTTGTTGGACAAACGACTTCTGAGAATCCGGCAGGTGCATTTTTTCTTTATGGATTTATTGCCGTGTTGGGTTTGGTATGGGGGTATTTATTCTTGCCGGAGACAAAAGGGTTATCATTGGAGGAGATTGAACAGAAATGGAGAAAAAATAGAGAATGTTGA
- a CDS encoding GH116 family glycosyl hydrolase, with the protein MKNGFYFLGLCICLCLWASCSSMEEVRDYNEKYTGEYTSRIAFPIGGLGTGMFCVEGSGAISNMNIRHKTEMLNEPTMFAGLYLKGVDNGSIVVEGQVPDWKKFGQPQSTKGYGGTWGLPRFKDCDFEVKFPFAKLRMSDDELKMDVTMKVWNPFIPTDENNSGLPVAGFEYTFKNKYAKEVEAIFSYNSKNFVDIRNGGASIRPIENGFIISQKGTETQPFHQADFAIFTDEPETKVNYCWFRGWSFDSFTMCWNEMSSGVIKENPANMADAPGASLYVPFRLQPGESKTIRLYMAWYVPFSLVREGLEPIDDVDVPIVPVVNERGEPAGYIDTSIQLSDKYRPWYSSRFANIEEVADYWMKNYNTLKEKTELFTDAFYATTLPAEVVEAVAANLTILKSPTIFRQYDGRMWNWEGCGNEYGSCYGSCTHVWNYAQAIPHLFPKMERTLRETEFFVSQAKNGHQAFRSALPIRPIRHNFHAAADGQLGGIMKVYRDWHIYGNDEWLKLIYSYVQNSLDYCINTWDPKRKGVIEEPHHNTYDIEFWGPSGMINSYYTGALQAFVAMGEHLEKDMTEYRELLDKSIDYMENQLYDGEYFIQNIRWKELQASDPTKVQSVNSNYSKEGLDLLEKEGPKYQYGKGCLSDGVVGAWLSLVCGLDEAIDRKKILSHLLSVHKYNLKRNLRKHVNPQRSTFALGDEGGLLLCSWPKGGKLQLPFVYSNEVWTGIEYQVASHLMFEGEVEKGLDIVRTCRDRYDGRVRNPFNEYECGAWYARAMSSYAMLQALTGIQYDAVDSTLYIDSRIGDDFTSFLSTETGFGNVGLKDGKPFIEVKYGKIDVKKCFVSDIETDFVN; encoded by the coding sequence ATGAAAAATGGATTTTATTTTTTAGGTCTATGTATCTGCTTGTGTTTATGGGCTTCTTGCTCCAGTATGGAAGAAGTACGTGATTATAATGAAAAATATACGGGAGAGTATACGAGCAGGATTGCTTTCCCTATTGGGGGATTGGGGACGGGAATGTTTTGTGTAGAAGGTAGTGGTGCAATTTCTAATATGAATATTAGGCATAAAACTGAGATGTTGAATGAACCGACAATGTTTGCCGGATTATATTTGAAAGGGGTAGATAATGGTAGTATTGTTGTGGAAGGACAAGTACCGGATTGGAAAAAATTTGGCCAACCACAGTCAACAAAAGGATACGGCGGCACGTGGGGATTACCTCGATTTAAAGATTGTGATTTTGAAGTAAAATTCCCTTTTGCCAAATTGAGAATGAGTGACGATGAACTGAAGATGGACGTGACAATGAAGGTTTGGAATCCATTTATTCCTACAGATGAAAATAACTCAGGGCTTCCAGTTGCTGGTTTTGAATATACGTTTAAAAATAAATATGCTAAAGAAGTAGAAGCCATATTTTCTTATAATTCAAAGAACTTTGTAGATATTCGTAATGGAGGAGCATCTATTAGGCCAATTGAAAATGGTTTTATAATATCACAGAAAGGAACAGAAACGCAGCCGTTTCATCAGGCTGATTTTGCAATCTTTACAGATGAACCGGAAACTAAGGTTAATTATTGTTGGTTTAGAGGATGGTCTTTTGACTCATTCACGATGTGCTGGAATGAGATGAGCAGTGGGGTAATTAAAGAAAATCCTGCTAATATGGCGGATGCTCCCGGAGCTTCCTTGTATGTACCGTTTAGATTGCAACCGGGAGAGTCAAAGACAATCCGTTTATATATGGCATGGTACGTTCCTTTCTCATTAGTTCGTGAGGGATTGGAACCGATTGATGATGTAGATGTACCTATCGTACCTGTAGTTAATGAAAGAGGAGAGCCCGCAGGCTATATTGATACTTCCATTCAGTTGTCCGATAAATACCGTCCCTGGTATAGCAGTAGATTTGCAAATATAGAGGAAGTCGCAGACTATTGGATGAAAAATTATAATACGTTGAAAGAAAAAACAGAGCTGTTTACTGATGCATTTTATGCTACAACTTTGCCTGCTGAAGTTGTTGAAGCTGTTGCTGCTAATCTTACTATATTAAAATCACCTACGATTTTTCGGCAATACGATGGTCGGATGTGGAATTGGGAAGGTTGCGGTAATGAATATGGCTCTTGCTATGGTTCTTGTACACATGTTTGGAATTATGCTCAAGCTATACCTCATTTGTTTCCTAAAATGGAAAGAACACTGAGGGAAACGGAATTTTTTGTTAGTCAAGCTAAGAATGGGCACCAAGCATTTCGCTCTGCACTTCCTATCCGACCCATCAGACATAATTTTCATGCAGCAGCTGATGGGCAGTTAGGTGGTATTATGAAAGTATACCGTGATTGGCATATATATGGTAATGACGAATGGTTGAAGTTGATTTATTCATACGTACAGAATAGTCTTGATTATTGCATTAATACGTGGGATCCTAAAAGGAAAGGTGTTATAGAGGAACCTCATCATAATACTTATGACATTGAATTTTGGGGGCCTAGTGGTATGATTAATAGTTACTATACTGGCGCATTACAAGCATTTGTTGCTATGGGTGAACATTTGGAGAAAGATATGACAGAATATAGAGAGTTGCTAGATAAGAGTATTGACTACATGGAAAATCAATTGTACGACGGTGAATATTTTATTCAAAATATTCGTTGGAAGGAGTTGCAGGCTTCTGATCCGACGAAAGTACAGTCTGTCAATTCTAATTATTCGAAAGAGGGTTTGGATTTATTGGAAAAGGAAGGGCCGAAATATCAATACGGAAAAGGCTGTTTATCTGATGGAGTAGTAGGAGCATGGCTTTCTTTGGTCTGTGGACTGGACGAGGCTATAGATAGAAAGAAAATATTAAGTCATTTATTGTCTGTTCATAAATATAATTTAAAGAGGAATCTCAGAAAACATGTAAATCCTCAGCGCTCGACTTTTGCTTTAGGTGATGAAGGAGGCTTATTATTATGTTCATGGCCCAAAGGAGGAAAGTTACAACTTCCTTTTGTTTACTCCAATGAGGTATGGACAGGTATTGAATATCAAGTGGCTTCTCATTTGATGTTTGAAGGTGAGGTTGAGAAAGGACTTGATATTGTCCGTACTTGTCGTGATCGGTATGATGGAAGAGTACGTAACCCATTTAATGAATATGAATGTGGGGCATGGTATGCCCGTGCAATGTCTAGTTATGCTATGCTCCAAGCTTTGACTGGAATACAGTATGATGCAGTGGATTCTACTTTATATATTGATTCAAGGATAGGTGATGATTTTACGTCTTTTTTGTCGACGGAAACAGGTTTTGGTAATGTTGGTCTAAAAGATGGTAAACCTTTCATTGAGGTGAAATATGGGAAGATTGATGTGAAAAAGTGCTTTGTTTCTGACATAGAAACAGATTTTGTTAATTGA